The genomic window GCCTTGCCAGTTCCCATTCTCCACTCCTCTATTCACTGATTTTGTTCCAGAGGTGTGAAATTCAGGACTGTGATTTTTGCGCACTGAGCTTTGGCAGCACTGAAATTCACTGAAAAATGAAGAGTCTAGGAGGAATTGGCACACTTGGGTCCAATGCAAACCTGCCATTTGCTGGCTGTGAGAGAGCAGCAGTGGCCTAGGCTCTGTCAGCTGGCCAGAAGGTCATCCTTCTGGTGCAGCATTTAGAAGGGAGATGGGAGTTCTAACCCTCCCTTCAAACACCCAGTGGCTGGACTTGGCTCATGGCCATCCCTCAGATTTGTCTATTCACATGAAAATTGTTGCTTGGATTCCTGCATGTAAAATGCAAGTGAGAATTTGAAATCTGAGTTTGAGATCTGGCCAAGGCTTGGGTAGATTTTGGTCTTTGATATCCTGCTTCAGTTTGGGGCTGAGAAGGGTGTTTCTTTTTCTTATGGTTGAAACACCATATATTCCCAGGAAATGAACCAGTGTATCTCTTTGTagccttcccaaagtgggagaaAAAGTTGTTGGCACGGAAGCCCACGTCTACTAGGCTTCCCATGGAATGGTGTGAAGCTACCTACTGGCTCTGGTAGGTTCTTTGCCAAACTACTCTCTCTGCCAAGTTTCTGCTAACTGGTTGTTGTGTCTGGCAGGTGGATGAAGCGGCCCCGTTGTGGCGTCCCTGACAAGTTTGGCACTCAGCTCAAAGCCAACATGCGACGGAAGCGGTACGCGCTAACTGGGCGGAAGTGGAGCCAAACTCATCTGACCTTTAGGTACGTGCTACTATCCAGGTTGAGAGAGGTCTTGTCCTTTCAATGCTGaaaatagcacaatcctataccccCCACCAATGATGCAGGTGCACCAAaaaaggtgggggtgggagggaggcagattgggaggcttgggagagataTGGGTAcgtgtttccccttacctccctaTAAGCCTCCCACTCGCCGATGTGTCTTCTAGAACCTGCACCAACTCTTTAAAAGCACCTCTTGCCAACAGCAAGAATGGCTTTTAAACAGAATGGCTACCAGTGGAGTGGTGCACAATCCGTTGGCAGctattttatgacagcagaaatgTCTTCCTCTGTCATAATAGGTTCCACATAGCAGCTCAGtcctgcataggatggggctattAGATTGAACCTCTATAGGAAAAAGCCTACTTCACCAGATGTGCAACATGTCCCAAGGAGGAAGGGGTTGGCAGCAGTGACATGTAAGGGCCCATTTAGGTTGTGagacagattttttttcaaaCCACTTGAACAAGGTGAGCTCCAAAGAGAAGGTGCACAGGTGCATGTCCTGCTGGCCACAGAGTGAAACACCCAGGCCAGCAGAATCATCATCTGCATTGCTGGAGCATCCTGGCTTGATGACTAGTGCTGAAGAAGGACCAGGTACTGCTGTGCAACAGGTAGTTCCCACTCTTTAGCTTTTCTGCTGCCTCCAATGTCCAGAAGCTATTTCAGATTTGCACCTTGGATACAGAAGCGCTAGGAGCTAAAAGGCAGGTGGCCTTGTTTCTGGGATGGGGAGCTTGTACAAGCATGCctatctctcccccacccaccggTACCAATAACTTCACTCTGCTCTTCCTCCCTTTTGCCTCCAGCATCCAGAACTACACAGAGAAGCTGGGGCGCTACCACTCCGACAATGCCATCCGCCGAGCATTCCGGGTGTGGGGACAGGCGACCCCACTTGTCTTCCAGGAGATTTCCTATGATGAAATCCggcagaagaggaggaaggaggctgaCATCATGGTGCTCTTTGCCTCTGGATTCCACGGGGACAGCTCCCCCTTTGATGGTGCTGGGGGCTTTCTGGCACACGCATACTTCCCAGGCGCTGGTATGGGCGGGGATACTCACTTTGACCTGGATGAGCCTTGGACACTTGAGAATGCAGATGTGTCTGGTAAGCAAGGGGGCATATGTGCTTCCCTGGGCTGTCTTACATTGTGCAAAGGCAACCTGTGTTGTGTCAGTCTGGAAAGCCAGGCAGTTCCCCTGAGCCCTACTGCAGGGCTCAGCATTTGTGGGGTCAACAGGTTTCAACTCAGATTGATGGGCAGACCtagttttatttttatcttttggTTTGGAGGGAGCAGGGACAGTGCTTTGCAAGGTCTGCCTTAGTTCTGTGGTTTGAGCCAACTGGCTTTTACAGAATAGAGTGGGCACTACTGATTCCTGAATGACTGAATGGGGCAGACCTTGAGGCACCTTGTGTCCTTGTCTCTTGCCCACAGGGAACAACCTCTTCCTGGTGGCTGTCCATGAACTGGGCCACTCCTTGGGCCTAGAGCATTCCAGCAACCCCAGTGCCATTATGGCTCCTTTCTACCAGTGGATGGACACAGAGAACTTCCAGCTGCCAGACGATGACCTTCGGGGCATCCAGCAACTGTACGGTGAGCTCCAGCTGCGTGAGATGTTTGCACTGTGTGTGTTGAGGGCTTTGAGAGACGGGGACTGGCTGGCACAGCTGTCAGATGCATGACTACCTTAGAGACAGGGTTGTTCAGCCTCAGGGTCACTAGCATAGCCAAGTGTATCTATTAATGGGGGGCAGCAAAACACTTGTTGCACCAATAATAGGTCTGTACTTGACTCTCTTCTGCGCAGAAGCAAAGTACTCGTATATAGAAAAGAGAAACTCCAGAACAGTTCACTACGTCAGGGGTCttcaaatcctggcccaggggccagatgcggctcacGGCGAGCcactatctggcccgcggccagtctcttgtcccctgaaaacctctggcccacttggccaaacatgactggaactatgctctggttgcgtctggagggtgttcaagggccatagaggttgaatgaatgatcccattcattcatttattcactcatctaagttccatctctaatttatttaaataaattttatatttaatttttttttccagccctgaacacggtgccagatatttgatatttgccctctggccaaaaagtttggagactcctgcactAGGTGATAAGCAGCTTGTTTTGAACAGTACCAAGAACTTGGCAAGGAAGCACTTGTAAAGTTTATTGTGGGACTGAGTTTGTGAGGGTCTCTTTGACCCCAAACTTTCACACAGCCTCAGCAAGctactcagggccaaatcctatccaactttccagccctggtatagcagtgtcaatggggtgtgtgctaaaacctgtggtgggagggtagttacagagCCATCCGaaatgtaagggaatatttgttcctttgccttggggctgcattgcagttgtactggcactggaaagtttgataggattgggccctcacttctCTAGGGAGGAACTGAAATCTCCTTTGGCAACAGTCTGTTCTTCCGAGAGGCCCTCCTTGTGTTGTGGGACAACTGCTGCTGGAATAGTCCTGCCTTGGACCTGAGGGAAATGCCTCTTCATGGCTGGTTTACATTCACAGCAGCCTCATAGCTAATATTTGGCAGGAGATGTTTGTCTTGCAGCTTCTCTACTGaccattttctctctttcttagGTACACCAGGGGGGCAACCTCAACCTACTAAATCCCTCCCTACTGTGGTGCCAAGAAAACCCGATCACAGGCCCCCCaggccagcacctcctggcaagCCTGACCGGCCCCCAAGGCCAGGCAACCCTGACCAGTACAAGCCCAACATCTGCGACGGGGACTTTGATACTGTGACAGTGCTGAGGGGGGAGATGTTTGTGTTCAAGGTACCCTGCATCCCATACCTGTTGCATCTCTGTAAAATTAGCCGGAATTCTGGCTTCTGAAATGGGGTGTTCTAGTAAGCTGGTTGCAACAATGGGGGAAGTCAAGAATGAGCGTACCCTGTATTCCAAAGGGAGAAAGCGTGCGAAATGGTCAGCTTCTGGAAAAGAGGGCCTGGACTGAACATGTGGTCTGCATGTGGGGCTGCTGTGTTTGGTGCGGAGCTGTTACCTGAGAGCCTGGAACAGACACAGACTTTCCTTCCATCACCTGGCCAAAGCACCCCCAGTTTCTGAACAGCCTGTGTCAGGTCGCTGCTGAAATAGGCAAATGGAGAGTTCACATTTTTCAGTCCTAGAATTTGGGCTCTTTTGGGCCCAACCTGTCCTTGACTCACTGCTTAGTCCATTCAACTCTCCTGCAATGAGCTTCTCCCCTGGAGCCCAGCAGGAGACTGCAAAAGAAAACAGACCCCAAGTTAGGAGACAAGCGTGCGACCCAAATCGTGTGCGTGACACACCTTTTTACTGTGTTAATTCTACCCTCCTTGCAAAATTGAAATGTTCTGAGCATTTTGCAAGTCTGTGTGGAATTCTAGGCTTGTTCTTGCTCCTGTCTGGGTGGGATGGATCTAGCGCGGGGTCAACGGCCACTAGCGAGGGAGAGGGTGCAGGATGGTTCTTGCTTGCGGTGCTGGCAGAGCCTGACCCCCTTCTGTGAGACGGAAAGAACTGACCTGAGCTTTCGTTCTCAAGGGCCGCTGGTTCTGGCGGGTTCGTCATAACCGCGTGCTGGACAATTACCCTATGCCAGTCGGGCACTTCTGGAGGGGTCTTCCCGGAAATATCGATGCTTCCTATGAGAGGCAAGATGGGAGATTTGCATTCTTCAAAGGTGAGGGACTTTGGGGAAGGGTCAGAAATACTCCGTGTGAAGGACCAAGGTGATGTCCAATTGAGCTGTGCTTGGACAAAGTTTAAAAAAGCCAAAGGTGTCTCTTCCTCCCTGCCGTGCTTAGCATTTGTGTAGcacttctgagtgtgcaaagtgccctATAAGGGGatatcttgatgtagtccttagAATGGCCACGTAGGGTATTTATGTATTTAGTTATTACGCAGCGCACGCCTGTATAAATCTTCTGAACAATCACTCGCTTAACAACCGACCagatatacaatggtggtcaaagcacaatgaagatgctcttaatgaggcaatcgcaccttccatagtctgcagcagagtggctgtttacacaacagagaggctcttaatacaaggaatctgcaaagaagaggcaatctagccagtagcctgtgcagccagctagtgtctgacagggagtgtcggtttacacaacaaaggcaatagattgggctgaatgttcacttaatgacctcaTCGCATAAcgacagggatcagagaacatatccccatcattaagtggcgcacacctgtatactgcttttccCAGACCTCAAAGCAGTATATAactataaaacaattaaaaacataggAGTACAGTAAAATAAgaaagaattaaaaaacaaacagtacAGGGtagattaaaaacaatttaaatacagTCGTATCCCTCTGTTGCAACAGGAGGGATACAGGGGGTTTAAGCTAGGAGGGAATGCCTTTGCTACTACCCAGTAAAAATTTAAGGCAGAAGAGAGATTCATACTTGCTCATAGCTCCATTTCTTCAACTCCTAGTTCTGCCTGAGAGGAAAGGCAGATTCCAGGTGGATTCTCCCCTTGTCCTTGACTCCGGGGCCTGCAGTACAAAAGCAGGAGGGGAGTCACATTGGCAAATAGTCCCAGAAAGGATTGGCTGGTCTCTTACCAAGGTGTGTGGAACTGAAAGCCAACATAAAGGGGGTCTTAGTGAGGCAGACCAAAGCTGTTTGGCCTGACCCAATCCAGGTGCCTTTTGCAAGCAGGCAAGGAAGCTCCCTTTACATCATTCTGAGCATGTGTCATTTTTTTGTTCTTTGTGATGATTATTTGTTGTGTGAGACATCCTGGACAGTTTATTTGATAGGTGGAATTGAAATGGGGTAAACAAGTAAAAGCCAGTGAATTATCACCCAGAGCGGAACACACTTGCCAGTGCCTGGGGCGGTGACATAACATGACATTGTGacattgcttctgcagcagctttgcCTCCTGAactttctcctgtggagactcccctttgaaggagaaggaactggaAGTATGAAACCATCAGctcctcctccataactagggtggaacctaTGGGGTAGTCATGCACCCCCTTTGGTGCAGTGCCCGgggcccctcaggctccaccctagttacacctctgctccCACCCACAGCGTGGGAGCCAGCAGCCCTCAGTCGTGCCCCATCACCTGGCTATTGAGGTTAGGTGGGGTGGGCAGTGGCAAGGCTGGATGGATGATGGGATGGGCTCCTGGCACAGCAAGGCATGGGGAGTGCAAGCAGTACTTGTGCGAGCCTGGCAAAGTCTTGACCTGACTTCCCctggtatgtttttttttttccaggggatCAATACTGGCTGTTTCGTGAGGCAAACCTGGAGCCAGGTTATCCGCAGCCCCTGACCAGCTACGGGGTGGGTATCCCTTATGACAAAGTGGACGCTGCCATCTGGTGGGAGCCCACTGGGCATACCTTCTTCTTCAGAGGGGACAGGTAGGTCAGTGGCATGCAGAAAGGAGTCGAAACACGGAATGGCTGGCAGACCCTGAGATCTCTCAGCCTAGGTGGCTGAATCTGCAaagctccaccctcccccccgctCAGGCATGATGTTTCTGTGCCCTCCTTCActatattattatcattatcattattattaactttatttctaccccgcctttctccccgaagggacccaaggcggcttacaacaatggttaaaaacataaattaaaaacataatttaaaatacaagataaaacatatttgcaaagcACATCtttaaaacagcagtcagataaaagtgtaaaagagcacagagcagcagtttataaaaggatccaggcctataaccaggtgttaaaaaggaattaaaagatgtttaaacaTGATGTCAAAAAGgccgggaactcagaaggcttgtctaaacagaagagtcttcaggcctcgccggaaagtttcaagagagggagtagttcgtaagtcaagggggagggaattccatagctttggtgccactactgagaaggccctatttcttactgccaccccacgtacctccctgggtggcacttgtaaaaaggccttctctgatgacctaagaggatgagccctAATCACTATATACTTCCctaatcagggcccaatcctatccaactttccagcaccggtgtagccaaaACGCAACCccgaggtaaaagaacaaatgttcccataccttgaggaggcctaacTGAATgtctcctcactgcaggatggagcacaccccccattggcagtgctgcaccagcactgaaaaattgaataggatttggtccttgcATAGCTCCTGCCCATAACTTACCCATGCTTTGCTCCTACTGTTATCCCTCTCTCTGCAACAAACGCAATTCTTCAAAAATTAAAGTAGGGAATTGACAAGAGGTGGGTCTTGGACAAGAAGGGCTTGTTTTTTGCTACTTTTATTGTTCTTTGTTGTATTTTTGGTAATTTTAATGCTAGCCACCTTGATCACCTACCTAACAGGAGGGGAAGGCACTTTTACAATAAACGTCAGAGAGATCTGAAAGCCCACTGTGAGTGCCTGGAGGCTTCTGAACAGGCAGACCCCTGCTTAGAGGCTACTGTATGAACTGGAACAAAGGGAGTCCATAGCAGATGAGCACAGAGAAAAGGGGGGAGCCCTCTGTGCATTTTTATGTCTCTGAGCGGTATCTGGTGTAGTTCTGtgtctgaagctaagcaggtccaAGCATGGCAAGCACACGGGTGAGAGATCAACTGGCAGTGGAGCTGGGGAGAGTGGCAAGGATAAAAGCAGCCTCATTTCTGTTGATAGCCACACCAATTGTGTCCTGAGCCTCTCTCGGCACTCCCTCCAGAACCAGcccacctctgaatgccagtgatgggagggggcagcattgcCTTCATGTAGTGTTTGGGGGCTTTCTGGGGGTGTctggcagggctgttcttacacAGTCTGAGGCAGCTGTCTGCATGTGTTTCCTGTTCTGCCCTGCTTAACCCTTGGTGCTTTCAAGAGGGTTTACTCTCACGTAGATACTGGCGTTTTAATGAGGAGAGCCATACCGTGGATCCAGGCTACCCGAGGAAAATTGGCGTGTGGGCTGGagtccctcctgcccccaaaggAGTCTTCCTGAGCCCTGATGCAAGTAAGTAGGGAACACATATGTAACACATATGTAAACTCTCCACAAGACCAGCAAGAAGGAATTTGAGGAACAGACTGCTAAAAACTTATGCAAGAATGagcacagagagggagggagtagAGCCCTTAGGTGTGTAAAAGAGAGACAGGGAATAAAA from Tiliqua scincoides isolate rTilSci1 chromosome 9, rTilSci1.hap2, whole genome shotgun sequence includes these protein-coding regions:
- the MMP15 gene encoding matrix metalloproteinase-15, whose protein sequence is MGGWRWLQPLALLLALRASAERAPEGEVDPEAWLQFYGYLPQSSRQMSTLRSAQILSSALSEMQSFYGIAVTGILDEETKAWMKRPRCGVPDKFGTQLKANMRRKRYALTGRKWSQTHLTFSIQNYTEKLGRYHSDNAIRRAFRVWGQATPLVFQEISYDEIRQKRRKEADIMVLFASGFHGDSSPFDGAGGFLAHAYFPGAGMGGDTHFDLDEPWTLENADVSGNNLFLVAVHELGHSLGLEHSSNPSAIMAPFYQWMDTENFQLPDDDLRGIQQLYGTPGGQPQPTKSLPTVVPRKPDHRPPRPAPPGKPDRPPRPGNPDQYKPNICDGDFDTVTVLRGEMFVFKGRWFWRVRHNRVLDNYPMPVGHFWRGLPGNIDASYERQDGRFAFFKGDQYWLFREANLEPGYPQPLTSYGVGIPYDKVDAAIWWEPTGHTFFFRGDRYWRFNEESHTVDPGYPRKIGVWAGVPPAPKGVFLSPDATYTYFYKGMVYWKFDNERLKTEPGYPKSILRDFMGCHEEVATNPVPGPRWPEAGQPPFKPDETGQDKDEGGHVDAPPKGGKEEEAEEEDAREDYGDGVAGGSDQVPGHDGSNDVDIVVHINDYPLTMSIVMVIVLLLLLLCILGLVYVIVHLQRKGTPRMLLYCKRSLQEWV